A genomic segment from Pseudomonas sessilinigenes encodes:
- a CDS encoding S24 family peptidase, with translation MNISQLRIDTLKKLIGDLKTKEFADRYNLDASYISQLLNGHRPLGDKAAKNLEDKIGLPGGTLLMPALSAQEGLVPGIEASPNAVNPFRRVPIQGLAQVKPDGLWDELTPSSGWINVPTLDPTAYALRIKGDAMAPAIRNGWLVWCEPRQELVPGEYVLVIRSNGESMIKELLYANSEEVSLMSVNDTYGRLTLQRSEIAKIHYVGGIMPPSKIQN, from the coding sequence ATGAATATCAGTCAGCTACGAATTGACACACTCAAGAAGCTAATCGGCGACCTCAAAACCAAAGAGTTCGCGGATCGTTACAACCTGGACGCCTCCTACATCTCCCAGCTCTTGAATGGCCATCGCCCTTTAGGCGATAAAGCTGCCAAGAACCTAGAAGATAAAATTGGCCTCCCTGGTGGAACCCTGTTGATGCCCGCGCTTTCGGCCCAGGAAGGCCTGGTGCCTGGCATTGAAGCTAGCCCCAACGCAGTAAACCCTTTCCGGCGGGTGCCTATTCAAGGACTAGCCCAAGTGAAACCAGATGGATTGTGGGATGAACTGACACCAAGCAGCGGCTGGATTAACGTTCCCACTCTGGACCCTACAGCGTATGCCTTACGCATCAAGGGGGACGCAATGGCCCCAGCGATTCGAAACGGATGGCTTGTTTGGTGCGAGCCGAGGCAGGAACTGGTGCCCGGGGAGTACGTTTTAGTGATTCGCAGTAACGGCGAATCAATGATCAAGGAACTCCTCTATGCAAACAGCGAGGAAGTCAGCCTAATGTCTGTTAACGACACATACGGCCGACTCACGCTGCAACGTTCTGAAATCGCAAAAATTCATTACGTCGGCGGCATCATGCCCCCAAGCAAGATTCAGAACTGA
- a CDS encoding transcriptional regulator, producing the protein MSLHTYMKSLDKLQVEDLACRCKTTMGQLKQIAYGNRRASGGLAVNLERETKGAVTCEELRPDIDWAYLRGSKAA; encoded by the coding sequence ATGAGCTTGCATACATACATGAAGAGTCTCGACAAATTGCAGGTAGAAGATCTGGCCTGCCGCTGTAAAACCACGATGGGGCAGCTTAAGCAAATTGCTTACGGCAATCGTCGCGCTTCTGGCGGTCTGGCTGTGAACCTGGAGCGCGAAACCAAGGGAGCTGTAACTTGTGAAGAGCTTCGCCCAGACATTGATTGGGCATATCTGCGTGGCTCAAAAGCAGCATAA
- a CDS encoding PriCT-2 domain-containing protein — MSSDKIPLQLGDLPSLLQYISPDQRDTWVEVGMGLKAEFGQDAYRDWNHWSQSSQTYDGKAALSVWKSFKKSGTGLGTVLKMALDAGWRPDKTEMSAEDKRKFAAEQEERRKRRQAEVEADEALLEEMRALVADACQRIWSEHCHESGRSAYLERKQVGAFGVGFFKTTVILSIDDHNKRCQIWSGSNAMQFFDNLPKPRPASLSFLVFKPGTIAVPIRDASGRLWSLQAINGQGTKLFPKYGRKSGCFHILGPVDDPLDIALAEGYATSASVHMALLWPVAMAVDSGNLPAVARALRGLFPDARLLVAGDDDPDAKGNPGRTKAEAAASANGGFAAFPTSLEQA, encoded by the coding sequence ATGAGCAGCGATAAAATCCCGCTTCAACTGGGCGACCTTCCATCGCTTTTGCAGTACATCAGTCCTGATCAGCGTGACACCTGGGTCGAGGTTGGGATGGGGCTCAAGGCTGAGTTTGGTCAGGATGCATACCGCGATTGGAACCACTGGAGCCAGAGCAGCCAGACCTACGATGGCAAGGCTGCATTATCGGTTTGGAAGTCCTTCAAGAAATCCGGCACAGGCCTGGGTACGGTCCTCAAGATGGCGCTCGATGCTGGATGGCGTCCGGACAAAACCGAGATGAGCGCGGAGGACAAGCGCAAGTTTGCCGCGGAGCAAGAGGAGCGACGTAAGCGCCGACAGGCCGAGGTAGAAGCGGACGAAGCATTACTCGAGGAAATGCGGGCGTTGGTTGCCGATGCGTGCCAGCGGATTTGGTCCGAGCATTGCCACGAAAGCGGACGCAGTGCGTACCTGGAGCGAAAACAGGTCGGTGCGTTCGGCGTCGGTTTCTTCAAGACCACGGTCATTCTATCCATTGATGACCACAACAAGCGCTGCCAGATCTGGTCGGGCAGCAACGCCATGCAGTTCTTCGACAACTTACCCAAGCCTAGGCCGGCCTCTCTGAGCTTTCTGGTGTTTAAACCAGGCACGATTGCCGTGCCCATAAGAGACGCATCAGGTCGGCTCTGGAGCTTGCAGGCGATCAACGGGCAGGGCACCAAGTTGTTTCCCAAATACGGGCGTAAGTCTGGATGCTTTCACATCCTGGGCCCGGTCGATGATCCGTTGGACATTGCACTCGCTGAGGGATATGCCACGTCTGCCAGTGTGCATATGGCCTTGCTCTGGCCCGTGGCGATGGCTGTCGACTCGGGCAACTTACCTGCCGTTGCGCGGGCGCTAAGGGGGCTGTTCCCCGATGCTCGCCTGCTGGTGGCCGGTGATGATGATCCTGATGCGAAAGGCAATCCAGGTAGAACCAAGGCCGAGGCGGCAGCCTCGGCTAATGGTGGGTTCGCAGCCTTTCCGACTTCGCTGGAGCAGGCATAA
- a CDS encoding deoxynucleotide monophosphate kinase, with translation MKPILIGLAGLARSGKDTAAQHLVNNHNFQRYAFADPLRDGLMHILNLSPCDFEGDRKELPLPAINRSPRELMQLLGTEWGRNLVHPDLWLILAAQNLDLLARTHDSAQGFVVSDLRFENEAAFIRDRGGIVVHLKRPDAKNVNPHSSEAGIAYQNGDWMLTNNSTVAALSWAISCWLAAIKGGAKPQAMHCGSLTIA, from the coding sequence ATGAAGCCAATTTTGATCGGCCTCGCCGGCCTCGCTCGCTCCGGCAAAGACACCGCCGCGCAACACCTGGTGAACAACCACAACTTCCAGCGCTATGCGTTCGCCGACCCTCTCCGCGACGGCCTGATGCACATCCTCAACCTGAGCCCGTGCGACTTCGAAGGCGATCGCAAAGAGCTGCCGCTGCCTGCGATTAACCGTTCCCCTCGTGAACTGATGCAACTGCTCGGGACGGAATGGGGCCGTAACCTGGTGCACCCGGACCTCTGGCTGATTCTGGCCGCACAGAACCTCGACCTACTGGCCCGCACCCACGATTCAGCCCAGGGATTTGTTGTCAGCGATCTGCGCTTCGAAAATGAGGCGGCATTCATCCGCGACCGTGGCGGCATCGTGGTCCACCTCAAACGCCCAGACGCCAAAAACGTCAACCCGCACTCCAGTGAAGCCGGCATCGCATATCAAAACGGCGATTGGATGCTCACAAACAACAGCACGGTAGCGGCTCTGAGCTGGGCAATCAGCTGCTGGTTAGCGGCTATCAAGGGCGGCGCCAAGCCTCAAGCAATGCATTGCGGCTCACTGACAATCGCCTGA
- a CDS encoding phage regulatory CII family protein, with product MSRTAKPTAVEPILSLRKALYRAGHSYRGGVTALAVDMVMDYDTLQKKLKHDFEHRWLDPDELEEVIRLTQSEVLLDALMRPAGMVWYKPEPAAPTHQALQSVSRLLHEAGMFVSSMHRGAADNIWEPHEVEDLEKHGADVIRAVLGIMAGARAAMEEDLHG from the coding sequence ATGAGTCGTACAGCTAAACCAACGGCCGTCGAGCCGATATTGTCATTGCGTAAGGCGCTCTATCGCGCCGGCCATAGCTACCGGGGCGGCGTCACCGCGTTGGCGGTGGACATGGTCATGGATTACGACACGCTTCAAAAGAAGCTCAAGCATGATTTCGAGCATCGTTGGTTGGATCCGGACGAGCTTGAAGAGGTTATCCGGCTGACCCAAAGCGAGGTGCTGCTGGACGCGCTGATGCGCCCAGCGGGGATGGTCTGGTACAAGCCCGAACCTGCCGCGCCAACGCACCAAGCCTTGCAGTCAGTTAGCCGGCTACTTCATGAAGCCGGCATGTTCGTCTCAAGCATGCATCGCGGTGCCGCCGACAATATCTGGGAGCCGCACGAAGTAGAGGACCTGGAGAAGCACGGCGCGGACGTGATTCGCGCTGTCCTGGGCATCATGGCCGGCGCCCGCGCAGCGATGGAGGAAGACCTCCATGGCTGA
- a CDS encoding TraR/DksA C4-type zinc finger protein translates to MADVIDIANDQADYFLQIALERRQRQTTGAASAEFCEDCDEPIPLLRQQKVMGCQTCVSCQELREARR, encoded by the coding sequence ATGGCTGATGTGATTGATATCGCCAACGACCAGGCCGACTACTTCCTCCAGATCGCGCTGGAGCGCCGCCAGCGCCAGACGACTGGCGCCGCCAGTGCCGAATTCTGCGAAGACTGTGACGAACCTATCCCGCTTCTTCGCCAGCAGAAGGTTATGGGTTGCCAGACCTGCGTTAGTTGCCAGGAGCTGCGGGAGGCCCGGCGATGA